One Lactobacillus sp. CBA3606 DNA segment encodes these proteins:
- the topA gene encoding type I DNA topoisomerase, protein MAASTTKAKQAAPKKTGTRKPAKKTATKRRTRQTGKKLVIVESPSKAKTIEKYLGRSYKVVASLGHIRDLPKSKMGVDVENDYEPHYISIRGKGDVIKGLRKEAKKAKAVYLASDPDREGEAIAWHLSYLLGLDPKAQNRVVFNEITKDKVKNAFKEPRSIDMDLVDAQQARRILDRLVGYSISPLLWKKVKKGLSAGRVQSIALDLIIQRENEIKAFKPQEYWTIESEFQKGRSKFMASFYGTKQKKQALADNAAVQKVLAQLDRDGEFNVVKVVKKERKRFPAPPFTTSTMQQDANRKLNFRTRKTMMAAQQLYEGINVGKDGNVGLITYMRTDSTRISSIAKHEASQFLHKEYGAEYAATKPVKGKLPEGAQDAHEAIRPSSVFRTPASIKDYLSKDQFRLYQLVWSRFVASQMTPEVLDTMAVTIDQNDVQFRANGSQTKFAGFTKIYDKTEKNNVLPALSEGDVLKLNKTDPQQHFTQPPARYSEANLIKALEENGVGRPSTYAPTLDTIQRRYYVKIEARRFVPTELGTIVNDIIQEYFPDVVNVGFTAKLEEQLDATEEGQENWVKVVDSFYQPFSKEVADAEAGMEKIQIKDELAGFNCDICGAPMVVKMGRYGKFHACSRFPDCRNTKPIVKEIGVLCPQCKQGQVIERKSKKNRIFYGCSRFPECDFVSWDKPIGRDCPKDGHFLVEKKVKGGKQVLCPNGDYTEDKQK, encoded by the coding sequence GTGGCTGCTAGTACAACCAAAGCTAAGCAAGCGGCACCAAAGAAGACCGGAACGCGAAAACCGGCCAAGAAAACTGCCACGAAGCGGCGCACTCGGCAAACTGGAAAGAAATTAGTAATTGTAGAATCACCTTCCAAAGCCAAAACCATTGAAAAGTATTTAGGCCGTTCCTATAAGGTCGTTGCCAGTTTAGGGCACATTAGAGATTTACCGAAAAGTAAAATGGGTGTTGATGTCGAGAATGACTACGAACCGCATTACATTTCGATTCGTGGTAAAGGTGATGTGATTAAAGGGTTACGGAAAGAGGCTAAAAAGGCCAAAGCTGTTTATCTGGCATCTGACCCGGACCGTGAAGGTGAAGCCATTGCTTGGCATTTATCTTACTTACTTGGACTAGATCCTAAAGCCCAAAATCGGGTTGTTTTTAATGAAATTACGAAAGACAAAGTAAAAAATGCCTTTAAAGAACCACGTTCGATTGATATGGATCTGGTGGATGCGCAACAAGCGCGGCGGATTTTAGACCGGTTAGTGGGTTATTCAATTAGTCCATTACTCTGGAAAAAAGTCAAAAAAGGGTTATCAGCAGGACGGGTACAATCAATTGCGTTGGATTTGATTATTCAACGGGAAAATGAGATTAAGGCCTTCAAGCCGCAGGAATATTGGACGATTGAAAGTGAATTTCAAAAAGGTCGTTCTAAGTTTATGGCGAGTTTTTATGGCACCAAGCAAAAGAAACAAGCCCTAGCCGATAATGCGGCGGTTCAAAAAGTTTTGGCCCAATTGGACCGTGACGGTGAGTTTAACGTGGTTAAAGTCGTTAAAAAGGAACGTAAACGGTTCCCGGCACCGCCATTTACCACGTCAACAATGCAACAAGATGCGAACCGTAAGCTAAATTTCCGAACTCGGAAAACAATGATGGCGGCGCAACAATTGTATGAAGGAATTAATGTGGGGAAAGACGGTAACGTGGGGTTAATTACCTATATGCGGACCGATTCAACACGGATTTCATCAATTGCGAAGCATGAAGCGTCTCAATTCTTGCATAAAGAATATGGGGCGGAATATGCGGCCACTAAACCCGTCAAAGGCAAGTTGCCGGAAGGTGCGCAAGATGCCCATGAAGCGATTCGGCCGTCTTCCGTCTTTCGGACGCCCGCCAGCATCAAAGATTATTTGTCAAAAGATCAATTCCGCTTGTATCAATTAGTCTGGTCACGGTTTGTGGCGAGTCAGATGACACCGGAAGTTTTAGATACGATGGCAGTGACGATTGATCAAAATGACGTTCAATTTCGAGCGAATGGGTCGCAGACCAAATTTGCCGGGTTCACGAAGATCTATGATAAGACCGAAAAAAATAACGTCTTACCTGCTTTGAGTGAAGGCGATGTGCTCAAGTTAAATAAGACTGATCCACAACAACATTTTACTCAGCCCCCGGCGCGTTATTCTGAAGCTAACCTAATTAAGGCGTTGGAAGAAAATGGGGTTGGTCGACCATCAACGTATGCCCCAACGTTGGATACGATTCAACGGCGGTATTACGTTAAAATTGAAGCGCGGCGGTTTGTCCCGACTGAGCTAGGGACCATCGTTAACGATATTATTCAGGAGTATTTCCCGGATGTCGTGAACGTTGGCTTTACGGCTAAGTTGGAGGAGCAATTAGATGCCACCGAAGAGGGCCAAGAAAACTGGGTCAAAGTCGTCGATAGTTTCTATCAACCATTTTCGAAAGAAGTGGCGGATGCGGAAGCTGGGATGGAAAAGATTCAGATTAAAGATGAATTGGCTGGGTTCAACTGTGACATCTGTGGTGCGCCGATGGTGGTTAAAATGGGCCGTTACGGGAAGTTCCATGCTTGTTCCCGTTTCCCTGATTGCCGCAATACAAAGCCAATTGTTAAAGAAATCGGTGTGCTTTGTCCGCAATGTAAACAAGGCCAAGTCATTGAACGGAAATCCAAGAAGAATCGGATTTTCTACGGTTGCTCCCGTTTCCCTGAATGTGACTTTGTTTCTTGGGATAAACCGATTGGTCGTGATTGTCCAAAGGATGGTCATTTCTTAGTTGAAAAGAAGGTCAAGGGCGGGAAACAAGTCCTTTGTCCAAATGGCGACTATACTGAAGATAAACAAAAATAA
- the dprA gene encoding DNA-processing protein DprA has product MQLRSLLIRLHLAQGIGYQGIVRVLQHCRQTATVLTTVTAMTTVAQLSTAAAQKFKLDWASDRFQQALRQHEQVPILTILDADYPASLLASYQPPLVLFLQGQRQLLATTQLAVVGARQASPYAQRVLNRLLPPLVLAERPLTVTSGLAAGTDGLAHQTALRVGLKTIAVIGTGLDVSYPRQNTALQQRVGQVGLLISEYPLGSPPARHHFPARNRIIAGLCQSLVVIEARAHSGSLITANLALQANRNVLAVPGPIDAPMSVGCNELILAGAKPVLNSGHIIEEFLPMI; this is encoded by the coding sequence ATGCAATTACGTAGTTTACTGATTCGACTGCACTTGGCACAAGGCATTGGCTATCAAGGCATCGTCCGAGTTTTACAGCATTGTCGACAGACGGCAACGGTCTTAACAACGGTGACGGCTATGACGACTGTCGCTCAGCTGTCAACGGCAGCGGCGCAAAAATTTAAATTAGACTGGGCTAGTGACCGCTTTCAACAAGCTTTGCGGCAACACGAGCAGGTGCCAATCTTAACCATTTTGGATGCCGACTATCCGGCATCGTTATTAGCGAGTTATCAGCCCCCGTTAGTCTTATTTTTACAGGGACAGCGCCAACTATTAGCGACGACGCAGTTAGCGGTGGTGGGCGCCCGTCAAGCGAGCCCATATGCACAACGGGTACTCAACCGACTGTTGCCCCCGTTAGTTTTGGCAGAACGACCCTTAACGGTGACCAGTGGGTTAGCTGCTGGTACGGATGGGTTAGCACATCAAACGGCTTTACGGGTCGGTTTGAAGACAATTGCGGTTATTGGTACTGGGCTAGACGTCAGTTATCCACGCCAAAATACCGCTTTACAACAACGAGTTGGGCAGGTTGGTTTACTAATCAGTGAATACCCCCTGGGCAGTCCACCGGCACGCCATCATTTTCCGGCCCGTAATCGCATTATCGCAGGCCTTTGTCAGTCACTAGTTGTGATAGAAGCGCGGGCCCATTCTGGGAGTTTGATAACAGCTAACCTGGCATTGCAAGCGAATCGAAATGTATTGGCAGTTCCGGGGCCAATCGATGCGCCCATGTCGGTCGGGTGTAATGAATTGATCTTAGCCGGTGCGAAACCAGTCTTAAATTCGGGGCATATAATAGAAGAGTTTTTACCGATGATTTGA
- a CDS encoding ribonuclease HII: protein MTEQLTIAAFKALLADHPTTAVLQAAQADARKGVQQAYQRYLRQMEKQAQLGARLEQHLQFERRFWQQGEPYVAGIDEVGRGPLAGPVVTAAVILPPNFNLVEVNDSKQLTAKKRAELMPKILEAAVAVSLGIADAQQIDHLNIYEATRVAMRQAVESLTIRPTQLLVDAMQIPVPIAQTRLIKGDAKSASISAASIVAKVARDHLMTMYDQVYPGYDFADNMGYGTAKHLAGLRQFGITPIHRHSFAPVRNAEG from the coding sequence GTGACTGAACAGCTGACCATTGCAGCGTTTAAAGCCTTATTAGCCGATCACCCCACGACTGCAGTTTTGCAAGCAGCCCAAGCTGATGCTCGTAAAGGCGTCCAGCAGGCTTACCAGCGGTATTTACGCCAGATGGAAAAGCAAGCACAATTAGGGGCGCGATTGGAACAACATTTGCAGTTTGAACGACGGTTTTGGCAACAAGGTGAGCCTTATGTGGCTGGGATTGATGAAGTCGGTCGTGGGCCATTAGCGGGACCAGTCGTAACGGCGGCGGTTATTTTACCGCCTAATTTTAATTTAGTTGAAGTTAACGATTCTAAGCAGCTGACGGCTAAAAAACGGGCAGAACTCATGCCTAAGATTTTAGAGGCAGCCGTGGCCGTTAGTTTAGGCATCGCGGATGCGCAACAAATCGATCATTTAAATATTTACGAGGCAACGCGGGTGGCGATGCGTCAAGCTGTTGAAAGTTTGACCATTCGACCGACGCAATTATTGGTTGACGCCATGCAAATTCCGGTACCGATTGCCCAAACCCGCCTTATTAAAGGTGATGCCAAGAGCGCTAGTATCTCAGCGGCTAGTATTGTCGCTAAAGTTGCCCGGGATCACTTAATGACCATGTATGATCAAGTCTATCCGGGTTATGATTTCGCTGACAATATGGGTTATGGCACGGCAAAACATTTAGCCGGCTTGCGCCAATTCGGCATCACGCCCATTCATCGCCATTCTTTTGCCCCCGTTCGCAACGCAGAAGGCTAG